The following is a genomic window from Sutcliffiella horikoshii.
TGAATCAGGTACCGGCAAGGTGAAAATCGGGGACAACATTGAACCTGGGTCTATCGCAAGGGAAGATGTAGCGAAAGTATTGATGGCAGTAGTAGGAGCTAAAAATACGTATGGCGCTGCATTTGATGTTGTGGCTGGTGAAGATAGTGTAGAGGATGCTGTGAGTAAGATTTAATTTAGGAAAGTCGAGACTGTCTCAGTAGATGAGGCAGTTTTTTTAATTTATTTTCCAAAATGCAGATTTTATTTTCCGTTACAGAAATATATGAGCAGTTTGAAAAAATCCTCCATATTGGCTAAACTTTCTATTCTACTTTCCCTTTTAATTTTAGGTTCTGCACTTTAGTATCCACCTTCTACCGTTCAAGGAGGACCTTCTACATTTCCCAAGCCCACTTCGACTGTTTACATCATCTGTTCTGCATTTTTATCACCAAAAATAAATATTCTTGAAACTAAACCACCTCCCATTCCGTTATAGTAATAGACAAACAATACTAGATAAGGAAAAATAAAAATGATATCTAAAAAGCGAGTAAAAACGTTGACGAAAATCGCGATTGTTCCGCTGCTAATCTACCTCATCATCGTACACTCTCTCATCTATCAGACTGCCAAACAGGAACCTCCCAAAAATGTGGATTACCTGATAGTCCTTGGAGCACGGGTGAAGGGGGAAGTGATGACGAAGGCACTGTTATTCAGGGTGGAAGCCGCGCTTGAGTACCTTAAGGAGAATCCAAATACTAAAGTCATCGCATCAGGCGGGCAGGGGCCAGGAGAAGATATTACGGAAGCTGAGGCAATGAGAAGATACTTTGTAGAACATGGCATTGATGAGGACAGAATCATTTTGGAAGACCGATCGACTACCACTTTCGAAAATCTCTCCTTTTCAAAAGCTCTAATGGAAGACGGTGCCTCCGTTGCCATTGTGAGCAATGATTTTCACATGTACCGGGCTTCTGTGATTGGGAAGAGACTGGATTTTGCCGAAGTACATACTCTTGCCGGGAAGACTCCAACAATAGCCATCTTCAAGTTATGGTCACGGGAGTATTTTGCTGTGGCAAAGACTTGGTTGGTAGATAAGTAGTAGGCATGGTTATAAGCAATGGAACGCAAAATCAATAAAGTCCCGAGAAAACGCGTTCTATAGAGTCCAAATGAAACGCGAAATCCTAAAGATCCAAAGAAAATACGTGTCATAGAGCCCTAATGAAACACAAAATGCCCTATTTCAAAAAAACGCGTGTCATAGACCCAAATGAATCCTTGCATCCACCACAACCACCACCCCCAAAACCTCCTCCCAAAAAGGAGGTTTTTTCTATCTCCACTTTCCTATATAATAAGCAGTACTAGAAATAAGAGGTGACAGCATGCTATATATTCTTTCACAGTTGGGGTTCAGCTTCATAGCGGCTGCTGGGTTCGGGGTCCTTTTTAATGCACCGAGAAGGGCTTTGATTCATTGCGGTAC
Proteins encoded in this region:
- a CDS encoding YdcF family protein codes for the protein MISKKRVKTLTKIAIVPLLIYLIIVHSLIYQTAKQEPPKNVDYLIVLGARVKGEVMTKALLFRVEAALEYLKENPNTKVIASGGQGPGEDITEAEAMRRYFVEHGIDEDRIILEDRSTTTFENLSFSKALMEDGASVAIVSNDFHMYRASVIGKRLDFAEVHTLAGKTPTIAIFKLWSREYFAVAKTWLVDK